A window from Prunus dulcis unplaced genomic scaffold, ALMONDv2, whole genome shotgun sequence encodes these proteins:
- the LOC117613024 gene encoding zinc finger BED domain-containing protein RICESLEEPER 2-like has translation MDVTENSSTNAITIDINDEESVDISMRIDATSTENIEEKELSPTKKKVKANVSKRRLRSPAWDFQDGHKEIDSSVIKIRECIKCIKGSEGRKQKFYECVAQVGIMGSKRGLRQDVPTRWNSTYTKLESALFYRHAFINLGLLDSNFSSCPSPQEWIKVEKISKFLGYFYDVTCLFSGTKYPTSNLFFPKVFIIQHQIKAAMEDNDEWAYTKLQGKDSEEFKYVRDTLTSLFDVYSKSLSHLVTSNYGMNETDFDNNYKNGPSTSRKNELHKYLDEERLDRKQDIDVLSCIGGRVLDQYHSSLLLEIVQALLCTRDWLFGKGAMEEESATVESLIEGIDE, from the exons ATGGATGTTACAGAAAATAGCTCTACCAATGCCATTACTATTGATATTAATGATGAGGAATCAGTTGACATTTCAATGCGTATTGATGCAACAAGTACTGAAAATATAGAAGAGAAAGAGTTAAGCCctacaaagaaaaaggttAAAGCCAATGTGAGTAAGCGTAGACTAAGATCTCCTGCTTGGGATT TCCAAGATGGACATAAGGAAATTGATTCTTCAGTGATAAAGATTCGTGAGTGCATCAAATGTATAAAGGGTTCTGAGGGGAGGAAACAAAAGTTCTATGAGTGTGTTGCACAAGTAGGGATAATGGGTAGTAAGAGAGGATTAAGACAAGATGTCCCTACTAGATGGAACTCAACTTATACCAAGCTTGAGAGTGCACTTTTCTATCGTCATgcttttattaatttaggatTGCTTGATTCCAATTTTAGTAGTTGTCCTTCTCCTCAAGAGTGGATTAAAGTAGAGAAGATTTCCAAGTTTTTGGGGTACTTTTATGATGTTACATGCTTATTTTCTGGGACAAAGTACCCCACATCAAATTTATTCTTCCCTAAGGTGTTCATAATACAACACCAAATCAAGGCAGCCATGGAAGATAATGATG AGTGGGCTTATACCAAGCTTCAGGGTAAGGATTCTGAAGAGTTCAAATATGTTAGAGACACATTGACATCTCTTTTTGATGTGTACTCGAAAAGTTTATCTCATCTTGTTACTTCAAATTATGGAATGAATGAGACG GATTTTGataataattacaaaaatggTCCAAGTACAAGTAGGAAAAATGAATTGCATAAGTATTTGGATGAGGAAAGACTAGATAGAAAGCAAGACATAGATGTTCTTTCTTG TATTGGTGGTAGAGTACTAGATCAATACCATAGTTCATTATTGCTTGAAATTGTTCAAGCTTTGTTGTGTACTCGAGATTGGCTTTTTGGCAAGGGAG CTATGGAGGAAGAGAGTGCTACTGTGGAAAGCCTTATTGAAGGTATTGATGAgtaa